A window of Paenibacillus phoenicis genomic DNA:
AATCGCATTGATCAGGGACTCCGCCTCCATATCCTTGAGCAGGTAACCCGTCGCACCTTTGCGCAGCGTTTCAAAAACATAACTCTCATCGTCATGAATCGACAGGATGATGACCTTCACATCCGGCAGCGCCTCGCGCAGCTCGGCTGTAGCATCCACGCCGTTCAACAATGGCATATTAATGTCCATCAGTACGATTTCCGGCTGAAGCTGCAAGCAGCTTTCCAGCACCTGGGCGCCGTCGCCGCATTCGCCAACGACTTCGATGTCTTCCTCCATATTCAAAATCCGCTTCAGACCCTCACGAAATAACTGGTGATCGTCCGCCAGGAGAACTTTAATCACTTGTCTGGTTCCACTAGTAAGACTATCCATCCTGGTACTCCTTTCTCTTATCTGAGTTGGTTGGGATATGAATGATGATTTTCGTGCCCAAGTTGGCCGCCGATTCAATTTCCATCCGGCCTTCGAGCAGCTCCACTCTCTCCCGCATGCCAATCAATCCAAAGTGCGTATGCTCTTTCGTCTTCTGTTCCAGTTGGTCCACTTTGAAGCCTAACCCGTTATCTGTTACCACAATACGGATCATTTGTGCCTGGTACGTGATTTCAACGCCCACATAAGTTGGAAAAGCATGCTTCGC
This region includes:
- a CDS encoding response regulator is translated as MDSLTSGTRQVIKVLLADDHQLFREGLKRILNMEEDIEVVGECGDGAQVLESCLQLQPEIVLMDINMPLLNGVDATAELREALPDVKVIILSIHDDESYVFETLRKGATGYLLKDMEAESLINAIRTVAEGNAFIHPKVTGKLIQQLRRMEYLSETGAIAEDTAIREAGVKFVAGDDNPLTRREAEVLRLMAEGRSNKMIGEHLFISEKTVKNHVSSILQKMDVDDRTQAVINAIKFGWVTL